One window of Desulfobacca acetoxidans DSM 11109 genomic DNA carries:
- a CDS encoding UvrD-helicase domain-containing protein has translation MTAMAPVDQRDRELAVNPSYSVHVEAPAGSGKTTVLLKRYLTLLARVEEPEEVLALTFTRKAAGELRARIQQQLQGGTEQPSDVAPSQHAVELRELAQTVSHQQADKKNGYFERLQISTFHSFCAQLLRLAPHNANLPPDFQLIEDREADWLKKEAIELMRRRLATLPASDPVRQTLVRRLVRLNNDWPRLAAELRELLSRREVLGDFIALARESRDPEAYKAILLNHLIEIWQPELDHLQKEFLGCELGRNWSAFYRYLADAGAGLADDLPESIPEAQVSALPDWGKIARGLLTKEGSCYRTFPARSGFPKKMRESVWGGLLQNLPETLVPQLRRLKEQPSILLQPDEVPAVQDLIILLNQALTAYEELCQTRRVLDFSALEQAALNLLSDKNIPDLLWRLDRRLSHLLVDEFQDTSARQMELLCRLLTGWSGDLGRSLMVVGDPKQSIYGWRQARVELFFQTRRQKRLPCPEAPPFTTLTLSTNFRSTSTLIQWVNNVFGQTIMKAGERNGVEFSEAVAKPDAKQGDPPQLALFTAADRSLGRKQEANWLARQVSLKVKNIAAGESIGILLFTRRQLPAYLLACQNAGLSLRVREGLALYDSLAVQHLHNAVTALVHPHDDIAWAGLLQGFAGPQPLGFLAQVADYQEEFWSKKLEACAVSNDCPAEVRQWWRVCAEAGKMVGRAPLHEILAEWLSTAGGWERIAAWEGAAGVANARVYLDLLATAASCTPEATLARLTDLLTQAFQPADPRAKDSPVEVLTVHAAKGLEFDHVFLPSGDWQPLLTGKSDTPFLMEETSSAGGAVIALNCAYAGKEQSLLYHTLRDLAKQRLLSEARRLFYVAVTRAKKSLQISGVIKTDKAGNCQFPANSPLGWLRQHYPDGELYPGQKSIWQPPPLPVSVFQEISELLLPTGETKTPPLPYDLQPELLPYKMQFPSQLSGSEANNDSDQSNRFTSDEDTAGEEITLARLRGEIIHRLLETLSRGVPLPEPAAVASVLRSAGVSAEYALDLADEMLAEVKACRDDPFLAPLLDANLPVVRSEWLVEAWQDSATIRRGRLDRLVFDGYQWWLLDYKTSRPPVGIDWETFLASETDAYRPQLLAYRELAARFFQLASPEMIQPVLYFTANRRHIFL, from the coding sequence ATGACCGCCATGGCGCCGGTGGATCAGCGTGACCGTGAGTTAGCGGTTAATCCTTCATACAGTGTTCATGTCGAAGCACCGGCCGGGTCCGGCAAAACCACCGTGTTGTTAAAACGGTATCTCACCCTGTTGGCCAGAGTGGAGGAGCCGGAAGAAGTTCTGGCTCTGACCTTCACCCGCAAAGCCGCCGGGGAGCTTCGGGCCCGTATCCAACAGCAACTGCAGGGTGGAACTGAGCAACCGAGCGACGTCGCACCTTCTCAACATGCCGTCGAGCTGCGGGAGTTGGCCCAGACCGTCAGCCACCAGCAGGCAGATAAAAAAAACGGTTACTTTGAACGCCTGCAGATTTCCACTTTTCATAGTTTCTGCGCCCAACTGCTGCGACTGGCCCCCCACAACGCCAACCTGCCCCCAGACTTCCAATTGATAGAAGACCGGGAGGCAGATTGGCTTAAAAAAGAAGCCATTGAGCTCATGCGCCGACGGCTGGCCACCCTTCCAGCCAGCGATCCGGTCCGCCAAACCCTGGTGCGGCGGTTGGTGCGGCTAAACAATGACTGGCCCCGCCTGGCCGCCGAACTCCGTGAGTTGCTGTCTCGTCGGGAAGTATTGGGGGATTTCATCGCCCTGGCGCGAGAAAGCCGCGACCCGGAAGCATATAAAGCCATCTTGCTGAATCATCTGATTGAAATCTGGCAGCCCGAACTCGATCACCTGCAGAAGGAATTTTTAGGTTGCGAACTCGGTCGCAACTGGTCGGCTTTTTACCGCTATCTGGCCGATGCCGGAGCCGGCTTGGCCGACGACTTGCCGGAATCCATCCCAGAGGCTCAGGTATCGGCCTTGCCCGATTGGGGGAAAATCGCCAGGGGCCTTTTAACCAAAGAAGGCTCATGCTACCGCACCTTTCCGGCGAGATCAGGTTTCCCAAAAAAAATGCGGGAAAGCGTCTGGGGCGGGTTGCTCCAAAATCTGCCGGAGACGTTGGTGCCGCAGCTCCGCCGGTTGAAGGAGCAGCCCTCGATTCTCTTGCAGCCGGATGAAGTCCCCGCCGTGCAAGACCTTATCATCCTTCTGAATCAGGCGTTAACTGCGTATGAGGAGCTCTGCCAGACCCGGCGGGTGTTGGATTTCAGCGCCTTGGAACAGGCCGCCCTCAACTTACTGTCGGATAAGAATATTCCTGATCTGCTCTGGCGCCTGGACCGCCGCCTGTCCCATCTGCTGGTGGATGAATTCCAGGATACCAGCGCCAGGCAGATGGAGTTGCTGTGCCGCCTGCTTACAGGTTGGAGTGGAGACCTCGGCCGCAGTCTCATGGTGGTAGGCGATCCCAAGCAGTCCATCTATGGATGGCGGCAGGCCAGAGTGGAGCTCTTTTTCCAGACGCGCCGGCAAAAACGGCTGCCCTGTCCCGAAGCGCCGCCATTCACAACCCTCACCCTGAGCACCAATTTCCGATCTACCAGCACGCTGATCCAATGGGTGAATAACGTGTTCGGCCAGACTATCATGAAAGCCGGTGAAAGGAATGGGGTAGAATTTTCAGAGGCTGTAGCCAAACCTGACGCCAAGCAGGGCGACCCGCCGCAACTGGCCCTATTCACTGCCGCTGACCGAAGTTTGGGGCGCAAACAGGAGGCCAACTGGCTGGCCCGGCAGGTCAGTCTGAAGGTGAAGAACATAGCTGCAGGAGAGAGCATCGGCATCCTGCTCTTTACCCGGCGCCAGCTTCCCGCCTATCTTCTGGCCTGCCAGAATGCCGGGCTAAGTCTGCGGGTGCGGGAAGGATTGGCGTTATACGACAGTCTGGCGGTGCAGCATCTCCACAATGCGGTTACTGCCTTGGTGCATCCGCATGATGACATTGCCTGGGCGGGATTGCTTCAGGGCTTCGCCGGGCCGCAGCCGCTCGGTTTCTTGGCTCAAGTGGCGGATTATCAGGAAGAATTCTGGTCAAAGAAGTTAGAGGCCTGTGCCGTCTCGAACGACTGCCCCGCGGAAGTGCGGCAATGGTGGCGAGTCTGCGCCGAGGCCGGAAAGATGGTAGGGCGGGCGCCGCTGCACGAGATTTTGGCGGAGTGGCTGTCGACAGCAGGCGGCTGGGAGCGGATCGCCGCCTGGGAGGGGGCTGCCGGAGTGGCCAATGCCAGAGTCTATCTGGACCTCCTGGCGACTGCCGCGTCGTGTACGCCAGAGGCTACCCTGGCCCGGCTCACCGATCTCTTGACCCAGGCTTTCCAGCCGGCGGATCCCCGGGCGAAGGACTCACCAGTGGAGGTGCTCACCGTACATGCCGCCAAGGGGCTGGAATTTGACCATGTTTTTCTGCCTTCGGGCGATTGGCAGCCACTTTTGACCGGGAAAAGCGATACACCGTTCCTGATGGAGGAAACATCGTCTGCCGGCGGGGCCGTTATCGCCTTAAACTGCGCCTATGCCGGTAAAGAACAGAGCCTGCTTTACCACACCTTGCGGGATCTGGCCAAACAACGCCTGCTGAGCGAGGCTCGCCGGTTATTCTACGTGGCCGTCACCCGGGCCAAGAAATCTCTTCAGATATCGGGGGTGATCAAAACCGATAAGGCCGGAAATTGTCAGTTTCCAGCCAACAGCCCCCTCGGCTGGCTGCGGCAGCATTACCCTGACGGCGAACTATATCCCGGCCAAAAATCAATATGGCAACCGCCGCCCCTGCCGGTGTCGGTTTTTCAGGAAATCTCTGAACTGCTGCTCCCCACCGGAGAGACCAAGACACCGCCATTGCCCTATGATCTTCAACCCGAGCTTTTACCCTACAAAATGCAGTTTCCCTCCCAGCTCTCTGGTTCGGAGGCAAACAATGATTCAGATCAGAGTAACCGGTTTACGTCTGATGAGGATACCGCTGGTGAAGAAATTACCCTGGCCCGACTGCGAGGGGAGATTATCCATCGGTTGTTGGAAACTCTTTCCCGGGGGGTACCCCTGCCCGAACCCGCCGCCGTGGCCTCGGTTCTGCGGTCGGCAGGTGTTTCGGCAGAATACGCCCTGGACTTGGCAGACGAGATGCTGGCTGAAGTCAAGGCCTGCCGGGATGACCCGTTCCTGGCGCCGCTGCTTGATGCAAATCTGCCGGTAGTCCGAAGCGAATGGCTGGTGGAAGCCTGGCAGGACTCTGCCACCATCCGCCGGGGACGGCTAGACCGGTTGGTGTTTGACGGCTACCAGTGGTGGCTTCTGGATTACAAGACCTCGCGTCCCCCCGTCGGCATAGATTGGGAAACATTTCTTGCTTCTGAGACCGACGCATACCGTCCCCAATTGCTGGCCTACCGAGAGCTGGCGGCTCGCTTTTTCCAGCTTGCCTCCCCGGAAATGATCCAACCTGTCCTTTACTTCACTGCCAACCGCCGACATATCTTTCTTTAA
- a CDS encoding M48 family metalloprotease, translating to MKRGFGKMVGLVLTSLCLYGCAQVIASIPGVPESIKPAADIAEKAGVKALEASREISDSEEYYLGRAVAARILSRYPLYKNQVLTAYVNEVGQTVARKSIRPQTYKGYHFAVLDSQEANSFACPGGIIFITRGMIKACANEDQLAAVLAHEVGHIANRDGIASISQARWTEVATTIGTEAAKQYGGSLGQMVSLFEGSIDDVFKTVIVNGYSRTAEENADREGVETLKRAGYNPQAMVAILTAMSTKGGTGGILGTHPDVKDRLANIKFIAQAAHTRMEPARSKRFKALKL from the coding sequence ATGAAACGAGGCTTCGGTAAGATGGTTGGCCTAGTGCTAACGTCCCTCTGTCTCTACGGCTGCGCCCAAGTCATTGCCTCCATTCCCGGCGTACCCGAGAGCATCAAACCGGCGGCGGATATCGCCGAGAAAGCCGGGGTTAAGGCCCTCGAGGCCTCCCGGGAAATCAGTGATTCGGAGGAATATTACCTCGGCCGCGCCGTAGCCGCCCGCATCCTGTCGCGCTATCCCCTGTATAAGAATCAAGTATTAACCGCCTACGTCAATGAGGTGGGACAGACCGTGGCCCGTAAATCCATCCGGCCTCAGACTTATAAGGGCTATCACTTTGCAGTGCTGGATAGTCAGGAAGCCAACTCCTTCGCCTGTCCGGGAGGGATCATCTTCATTACTAGAGGGATGATCAAGGCCTGTGCCAACGAAGATCAATTGGCTGCAGTGCTGGCCCATGAGGTAGGGCACATTGCCAATCGGGACGGCATCGCTTCCATCAGCCAGGCGCGCTGGACCGAAGTGGCCACTACCATCGGCACTGAGGCCGCCAAACAATACGGCGGCAGTCTGGGACAGATGGTCAGCCTCTTTGAAGGCTCCATCGACGACGTTTTCAAAACCGTGATTGTCAACGGCTACAGCCGTACCGCCGAGGAGAATGCCGACCGGGAAGGAGTGGAAACCCTCAAACGGGCCGGTTATAATCCTCAGGCTATGGTGGCCATCCTTACGGCCATGAGCACCAAAGGGGGAACTGGTGGCATCCTGGGCACTCATCCGGACGTTAAAGACCGGTTGGCTAATATCAAATTCATTGCCCAAGCAGCCCATACCCGGATGGAACCGGCCCGCAGCAAGCGGTTTAAGGCTTTGAAACTCTAA
- a CDS encoding branched-chain amino acid transaminase, which yields MVDKAKFIWLDGKFIPWDQAQVHILTHTLHYGLGVFEGVRAYQCANGRTAIFRLPEHTRRLFDSAHILQMEIPFSEDDINQACIEALRQNDQKEAYLRPLIFIGDGAMGLHPQNNPIRVAVITWVWGAYLGDEGLLSGIRLKTSSFTRHHVNVMMTSAKGVGNYVNSILAKREVTKAGYDEALLLDTAGYVAEASGENIFMVKNGIIKTPPSTSILPGITRDCVIVIAKDLGIPIQEARFSRDDLYIADEAFLSGTAAEITPVRELDDRRIGTGKPGPITKKIQETYFDAVHGKKPRYDSWLTYV from the coding sequence ATGGTTGATAAAGCAAAGTTTATCTGGTTGGACGGCAAATTTATCCCTTGGGATCAGGCCCAGGTTCACATTCTGACTCACACCCTGCATTATGGATTGGGTGTTTTCGAGGGGGTCCGCGCCTATCAGTGCGCCAATGGGCGGACGGCTATCTTCCGGTTGCCGGAACATACCCGGCGATTATTTGATTCGGCCCATATCCTGCAGATGGAAATTCCATTTTCGGAGGATGACATCAACCAGGCCTGTATTGAGGCCTTGCGCCAAAATGATCAAAAAGAGGCATACCTACGCCCCCTGATTTTTATCGGCGATGGTGCTATGGGTCTGCACCCCCAAAATAATCCTATCCGAGTCGCCGTTATTACCTGGGTCTGGGGGGCATATCTGGGCGACGAAGGTCTGCTCTCCGGTATCCGCCTCAAAACCTCCTCTTTCACCCGCCACCATGTGAATGTTATGATGACCAGCGCCAAAGGCGTGGGCAATTATGTCAATTCCATTCTGGCGAAACGTGAGGTCACCAAAGCCGGTTATGATGAAGCCCTGCTGCTGGATACGGCTGGCTACGTGGCAGAGGCATCCGGAGAAAACATCTTTATGGTTAAAAACGGGATCATTAAGACCCCGCCGTCAACCTCTATCTTGCCGGGCATCACTCGCGATTGCGTGATTGTAATCGCCAAGGATTTAGGTATTCCAATTCAGGAAGCGCGCTTTTCGAGGGACGATCTCTATATCGCCGACGAAGCTTTCCTATCCGGCACTGCCGCCGAAATCACTCCGGTTCGCGAGCTTGACGACCGTCGTATCGGCACCGGCAAGCCTGGTCCTATTACCAAAAAAATTCAGGAAACCTATTTCGATGCGGTCCATGGGAAAAAACCCCGCTACGATTCATGGCTGACCTACGTTTAG
- a CDS encoding SH3 domain-containing protein, with the protein MLRINLVKEMVPKLVVWGIALWLASSGIGYAQTYKITQSRQEIFSSPDFASPSVVTAPEGAELMVIQQAGEWYQVEYQGKKGWVHQQAFPSSRKFDLTTILRGRAVQETKTDEVALASKGFTPEVEAGYRQKHPTLNYALVDEVEKFGVTPNRLQAFIKEGGLQP; encoded by the coding sequence GTGCTACGGATTAATCTTGTAAAAGAAATGGTGCCCAAACTGGTGGTATGGGGTATAGCGCTCTGGTTGGCATCCAGTGGCATCGGCTACGCCCAAACCTATAAAATAACGCAATCCAGGCAGGAGATCTTTTCATCGCCGGATTTTGCCAGCCCCTCGGTGGTCACTGCCCCCGAAGGAGCCGAATTAATGGTTATTCAGCAGGCCGGGGAATGGTACCAGGTGGAGTATCAGGGTAAAAAAGGCTGGGTGCATCAGCAGGCCTTTCCGAGCAGCAGAAAGTTCGATCTAACAACGATTCTTCGGGGCCGAGCCGTCCAAGAAACCAAAACTGACGAGGTAGCCCTGGCCAGCAAGGGTTTCACTCCCGAGGTCGAGGCAGGTTATCGCCAGAAGCATCCGACGTTGAATTATGCCCTGGTTGATGAGGTGGAAAAGTTTGGGGTCACGCCCAATAGACTCCAGGCTTTTATCAAGGAAGGGGGATTACAGCCATGA
- a CDS encoding PD-(D/E)XK nuclease family protein: MTIPGAAIKIFPTSAALQDFLLAQSPGALIIVPHMRLAYQVWRRQRLAARAAGRLAWEPLAMTTLSGWWHQLCQQLWLPVQPASYLQRMSCWLQAMAAAPPPEGVEADLAWAAALDEALDLIERYQIPPAAGAYGESALIAWRRPVIREFLDLLRQKGSITPAALPSYLLQALQSGSLSWPEKILLVGMETPAPVEQEWLTAVARKCPLIQLILVGREDTARYAITLPDRRQEMDWVAAKVLELADQEQIPLHRLAVTAPNLTEYLPELRRIWRELLGPGMTPEGCWCNFSLGDCLAETQIFHAALLPLRFRTYGELREDLAAWLLSPYYQEFSPQQAAILQWDLIWRRSRIAYDWPALRRAASEADRTGLEPALLSRLDRIISCLPLDPAPAGIWTKRLQAVWEQSGFPGRLSPLEERSYQHLQELLRDLTALEGSSELSGSTLIEWLNLGARQIDLPGEGTQEAGVQILGLLELRGLDFDAVFCMGLNMGVFPPPPRPLPLLTASERVLVLGGTYQGQQQFAEQAYRNLQAVAPRLICTRPLVQQEEEQTPSFLIDQTWRQETCSPLSRPHPAWLRSPAVRVVFQAPASGGAILNKELTSVKLPSEISLSALMTALACPCQFYFSVLLGLQELPEIDSGLPPPERGSALHQVLERFTRRFSQAIQESDHWNEAAALNCLQIVMEEFQSWAKADPHWQAELERWLAPEGGVLREWLQQERQHYENGWRWLVMEAPFAGLRLPDWPGSIRGRIDRIDWHKEQGLMLWDYKSGNVPKQRDLEEDRSQFQLPGYLLAVQHGLIPTLPRQQARAGIIGLKSSRQDHLRFEDYGLSAGDWRRLLSLKLAAVAKVGKKVQQGDFRPDPSLPPPGKGNSCTYCPFHLLCGYRPEDVAEEDE, encoded by the coding sequence ATGACTATCCCTGGCGCCGCGATCAAAATTTTTCCGACCAGCGCTGCTCTACAGGACTTTCTACTGGCCCAGTCGCCCGGAGCTTTAATCATTGTGCCCCATATGCGGCTGGCGTACCAAGTCTGGCGGCGACAGCGTCTGGCGGCGAGGGCTGCGGGTCGTTTGGCCTGGGAACCTCTGGCCATGACTACCCTTTCGGGTTGGTGGCATCAGCTTTGCCAACAGCTCTGGTTGCCGGTGCAGCCGGCCTCCTATCTGCAACGGATGTCCTGCTGGCTACAGGCAATGGCGGCTGCGCCTCCCCCTGAAGGCGTTGAAGCTGATTTGGCCTGGGCCGCCGCCCTGGATGAAGCACTGGATCTGATCGAGCGGTATCAGATTCCTCCGGCCGCCGGAGCCTACGGGGAATCCGCCCTCATCGCCTGGCGTCGGCCTGTGATTCGAGAGTTCTTGGACCTCCTGAGGCAGAAAGGCTCTATCACCCCCGCCGCCCTGCCGTCCTACCTGCTCCAGGCCCTCCAATCGGGCAGTCTCAGTTGGCCGGAAAAAATCCTGTTGGTGGGCATGGAAACTCCCGCTCCGGTTGAGCAGGAGTGGCTGACTGCCGTAGCACGGAAGTGTCCTCTCATACAGCTAATCCTGGTAGGTCGAGAGGATACGGCCAGGTACGCAATCACCCTGCCGGACCGGCGTCAGGAGATGGATTGGGTGGCTGCCAAGGTCTTGGAACTGGCCGATCAGGAGCAGATACCACTGCACCGCCTAGCCGTTACTGCTCCCAATCTTACCGAGTATCTTCCGGAACTGCGGCGTATCTGGCGGGAATTATTAGGGCCGGGCATGACCCCGGAAGGCTGTTGGTGTAATTTTTCTTTGGGAGATTGCCTGGCCGAGACCCAGATTTTTCACGCTGCCCTGCTGCCCCTGCGCTTTAGGACCTATGGTGAGCTCCGGGAGGACCTGGCCGCCTGGCTGCTCTCGCCCTATTACCAGGAATTCAGTCCTCAGCAGGCCGCGATCCTGCAATGGGACCTGATCTGGCGCCGGTCCAGAATCGCCTATGATTGGCCGGCTCTCCGCCGGGCGGCGTCTGAGGCTGACCGGACGGGATTGGAACCGGCGTTGTTGTCCCGGCTCGATAGGATCATTTCGTGTCTGCCATTGGACCCTGCTCCCGCCGGTATTTGGACTAAACGTCTGCAAGCTGTCTGGGAACAGTCGGGGTTTCCCGGGAGGCTATCGCCGTTAGAGGAACGATCGTATCAGCATCTACAGGAACTCCTCAGGGATCTGACCGCCTTGGAAGGCAGTTCTGAGTTGAGCGGGTCCACCTTGATCGAGTGGCTGAACCTCGGGGCGCGACAGATTGATCTGCCCGGCGAGGGCACTCAGGAAGCCGGAGTCCAGATTTTGGGTCTGCTGGAGCTTCGGGGCCTGGATTTCGACGCTGTCTTCTGTATGGGCCTCAATATGGGGGTTTTCCCGCCGCCGCCCCGCCCCTTGCCGCTGCTCACGGCCTCGGAGCGGGTCCTAGTCTTGGGGGGAACTTACCAGGGCCAACAGCAGTTTGCAGAGCAGGCCTACAGAAACCTGCAGGCCGTCGCTCCCCGTCTGATCTGCACGCGCCCCTTGGTGCAGCAGGAGGAGGAACAAACCCCCAGCTTTTTAATCGATCAGACCTGGCGGCAGGAAACCTGCTCTCCCCTGAGTCGGCCCCATCCGGCCTGGCTGCGCTCCCCGGCAGTCCGGGTAGTTTTTCAGGCCCCCGCAAGTGGGGGAGCCATTCTGAACAAGGAGTTGACGTCTGTTAAACTGCCGTCTGAGATCTCCCTTTCGGCCCTCATGACAGCGCTTGCCTGTCCCTGCCAGTTTTATTTTTCCGTACTTTTAGGCCTGCAGGAATTGCCCGAAATCGACTCCGGACTGCCGCCACCGGAGCGCGGCAGCGCCCTGCATCAAGTCCTGGAGAGGTTTACCCGCCGGTTTTCTCAGGCCATTCAAGAATCCGATCACTGGAACGAGGCTGCGGCATTAAACTGCCTCCAGATAGTCATGGAAGAATTCCAGTCCTGGGCGAAGGCCGACCCCCACTGGCAGGCTGAGTTAGAGCGCTGGCTGGCCCCGGAGGGGGGGGTGCTACGGGAATGGCTCCAGCAAGAGCGGCAGCACTATGAGAACGGCTGGCGCTGGCTGGTAATGGAAGCCCCTTTTGCCGGGCTGCGGCTGCCTGACTGGCCCGGCTCGATACGCGGCCGTATCGACCGGATAGACTGGCATAAGGAACAGGGCTTGATGCTCTGGGATTATAAAAGCGGTAATGTTCCGAAACAGAGAGACCTTGAAGAAGATCGAAGTCAGTTTCAATTGCCGGGCTACCTTCTGGCGGTGCAGCATGGCCTCATCCCGACCCTCCCGCGGCAACAGGCCCGGGCCGGGATCATCGGTTTGAAGTCCAGCCGCCAGGACCATCTCAGGTTTGAGGATTATGGTCTGTCAGCCGGGGATTGGCGACGGCTGCTGAGCCTGAAATTGGCTGCAGTTGCCAAAGTAGGCAAGAAAGTGCAACAGGGAGATTTCCGTCCTGACCCTTCACTGCCCCCGCCCGGGAAAGGCAACTCCTGTACCTACTGCCCTTTTCATCTCCTATGCGGCTATCGGCCTGAGGATGTAGCGGAGGAGGACGAATGA